TTTTGTATGAGTGGCATCGACAATAATGGATTTGCTTTTGATGATCTCTTTTTCTAAAGCAATCTCCACCGTTTTATTAATAAGCAGATCCAGGAGGTTAATATCCTTTAACCTCAATTTACGGAATTTGGTCAGGGAGCTCGGGTCTATAACTTCCTCTTCTGGAGTCATATCCAGAAAATATTTGAACGACATATCATACTTCGAACGATCAACAATATCCACGTCCGAAAGGTCATGGATGGTTTTTAATAATAGATATTTGAACATGCGAATGGGATCGATTGCGTTCCTGCCGTTATCAAGGCAATACTTATCCTTGAGCTCTTCATAAACAAAGGTAAAGTCAACCAGATCATTAATCTGACGCAACATATTATCCTTTGGCACGATAAGGTCATAGAGACCCATATAAGGACTTAGTTTGATTGATTGTTGCATTGACATCATTGGAACCACCCATTTCAGCTAAATTAATTCTATTATAAAATAAAAACCGCCCAAATCCCTTAAAAAAGTCAGGATTTGAACGGTTTATAGTTTGTCTAAATAAGGTTTAGTAGCACTAGGTTGATTGGAACGGAAGGTGCGTAGACTCCTGCGGGATCAGCGGGACAGGTGAGACCCCGCAGGCGCTTTAGCGCTGAGGAGGCTCACCGCACGCCCCGCGGAAAGCGAAGCAACCTGGAGTGGAAATCAACCGGTCCTATTTAACAAGCTATCCAGTGGGGACTTTTTCAGTGGCCTCGTTCCGGAGTACCCCTTTTTTTCAGCATAATTCCAGAGCTGATGATACCCTTCAAGTTCAAGGGAAATCTGGCCCTCCTGCAATTTCGTTTCCTGTATACAAAAAAGGTCTGCGTCCGCCTCTTTGAAAAAATCCATGAACCCTTTACGTACGCATGCCCTTATGCCATTAACATTCCAAGATACTAATTTCATATAAACATATTCTCCTTATTTAAAAACTCATATTCTTGTATTCTATCAGTCTTCAATCAGCGATTCTAATATGGCGATCCCCTTAATGAGATCCTCAACTGGTGCATTCGCAAAAGAAAGCCGGAAATTCTGCATTTTTTGGGTGGCATAAATTCGCCCGGGGTTGATTAACACTCCATGTGCGAGGGCTTTTCGGTATAAATCAGACAGGGATATATCCGAATTCATTTTTACCCATATGAAAAATCCGCCTTCAGGCTTTTCCCATTCTGCATAATTGCCCAAGTGTTTTTGCAATGCTTCCAGGGCAGCATTTCTTCGCACCTTTAAATGCTCCCTGACGTTGGTTAAATGCTTCTCATACAATCCGCTTGACAGCCATTCTGCAGCTGCTCGCTGCGATAAAGAGCTCGAACCGTAGTCTGTTTGCATTTTCAGGTCAGCCAGCCGGTCGATGACTGCTTCTGGACCGGCAACCCACCCGATTCTCAACCCAGGATTCAGGCTCTTCGAAAGGCTCCCAAGATATAGAACATTTCCGTGCCTGTCATGAGATTTAATAGGAGACGGCGGCGGAGAATCCAGCCAGAGATCTCCGTAAACATCATCCTCAATGATTGGAAGCTGAGCTGTCTCTGCCAGTCTAAGCAGCTCATGCCTTCTGGTTTCTCCCATAAGAGTACCGGTGGGATTATGAAAATTCGGATGGCAGTATAACACAGAATTTTTGCTTTGATGGGCTTCCTTTATCATCTCAGGGATGATCCCCTCAGTATCCATCGAGATACCATGAAGTTTCATGCCTGCAGACTGGAAGGTGGACAAGGATTGCACATAAGATGGATTCTCAAGGAAAACGGTTGATTCCCTTTCCAATAACCCGATGGAAATGAGGTGCAATGCCTGTAAAGCACCAGATACGACTAAAATGGATGAAGCATCAACCATTATTCCTTTTTGAGCGAGGTATTGAGCAATCGCTTCCCTAAGCTGCCGGTTTCCCTTTGGGTCTTCATATCCGAATGGCTCCAGTTCATGTCCAACTTTTATTAAAACAGACCTCATTTCCTCTAGCGGAAATAAATCCTGTGATAGTTCTCCTTTACTCAGCTGGATCAAACTCTTATCGGATTCTGCCAAATTTATAGTCTGAACTGTAGACAAACTTGCCTGATGAGTGCCCCGCCCTACCTGTACATTCCAATTAACAGGAGGCGCAGACCGCATGAGGGTCCAGGTATTGTTAATGACTATTGTACCCATCCCCAGCTTCCCCTCGAGCAGTCCATCAGCAGCCAACTCTTCCAGCGCTGTGACGACTGTGCTTCTGTTCACACCGAATTGTTTTGCAAGATCACGCTGACTCGGCAGCCTGCTGCCAACTGGCCATATCCCATGTGTAATCTGTTCTTTCACGTAATTGATTATTACTTTATACTTTGGCGCTTTCATGAACCTGCTCCATTCATAATTGGTTGGTTTTAAAATCCCCCTATTGGTTGGATACATTTTACCAATACCTCGTTATATTTGAAAGATAAACCTGATACACAGGGTTAAATTGGATGGTTTTTTCGAGGTGAATTACATGGACATAAGGATGGCAGCTGCACATGTGCTCGTGATTTTATTATGGGGGTCGGCATTTGCGGGGATTCGGCATGGACTAGAAGGCTATTCTCCAGAACATTTGTCATTCCTTAGGCTTTTTATTGGCTCAGTGGCTCTTCTTTGCTACGCTGCACTAACAAAAATGAAGCTTCCAGAAAGAAAAGATTGGCCTGTAATATTCCTGTTCGGATTCCTGGGTTTCGCAGTTTACCAAACAGCCCTGAATTTTGGTGAACAAAGTGTCAGCGCCGGAGCCGCCAGCCTGCTTGTTTCTACCTCACCTGTTTTTATTGGTTTTTTGGGGAGAATTTTCTACCAGGAGAGTACCGGGAAATGGTACTGGGCCGGCGCTTCGATCAGCATGCTCGGAATCATTTTCATCTCGATGGGAGCTGAAGGAGGTTTTAATCTAGGTTTTGGTGTACTTCTAATATTAATTGCTTCATTATCCGAATCTCTTTATTTTGTGTTTCAAAAAAATTACTTGAACAAGTATGGTGCTCTTCCTTTTACAGCCTATACGATATGGGCAGCTACCTTGTTCATGGGTTTCCTTGCTCCAGGGATTGTGGATGAGATTGCTGAAGCCCCGATAGGAGCCACGATGAGCGCTATTTACCTCGGTCTCTTCCCAACGGTGGTTGCTTACTTTGCTTTAGCCTATATTACGGCAAAATCTGGTACCTCGGAAGCAGCAAGTTCTCTGTACCTTACTCCCGCTGCTTCTTTCATAATCGCTTGGATCTGGCTGGGAGAAGTACCAGCATCCATGACAATAGCAGGCGGCATGATTACCCTAATCGGAGTTTCATTGACCTATTTTAAGGGGAGGAATGAAATGGCTGAATCCTCGTTAAATATCAAAGGATAACTGTTCGTCATCCCCTACTGTTTTTTGCCTGCCTGGCTTACCTCTGCCCATAAATTCATGATATTGAAGCCTGGCATATTTATTCACTTTTTTCACATCGACCATCGGAGCATCGTATCCAAGCTGATAAAAGCCAGGATATAGCCATGGTTCATGGATATATTCAGCCGGAAGCCTGCTTAATTCAGGTATGTACCGGCGAATAAAAGCTCCATCCGGATCAAGCTGCCTGCCAATTTTAACAGGGTCCATGATTTTCATTTTGCCGCGCAACCCAGAATATAGCTGGATATAGTAATCATGTAAAGCTGGTTCATAATCCAAATAAAGCTCAGCCAGTGCAGTGGACGGTTTCTCTTCATCAAGGAGCAGTGAATTAGTGATGAAGGATATTACCATACCCCGCAACGAAAAGTTCATCCATCCCGTTTTATCCAGACTCTTCATGGCTGCATCAATAATCGGGATCCCTGTTCTCCCTGCGAGCCAGCGCCGGTACCAATCTTCATTCCACTCCCTTTTGATTACACTTAGATCTGCAAGTTGTTCATTCTGCCTTTCCATACTGGAAACTTTAATCCTGGCAATGAGCTTTGATAAAAACTCATCAAGCTGTTTTTTACCTTCCTCCAGCTCACATGCTTGCGACTTTTCTGCTGTTTTTTGATAAATGGACCTGATTGAAATATTTCCCCATGTAATATAAGCAGAAAGCCTTGAAGATGAAAGGGAGGAAGGCAGCGGTTTTTGGCTATTTTCGATATAGTTTGAAAATCTGCCTTCTAGAAAAGAATCCAGTGTTTCCTCCGCATTCCCTTCTCCCCCTTGCTGACCGAAGCGGATTTTATTTCCCTTGAACTTGAAATTTTTGAGTTTTTTTAAATCGGTCAGTAAAAAATCTGGTGTCTTTAACGGAACATCAATCTTGGATGGAACTTCTGCTAACATTTCTTTCAAGTAAGAGTTCAAACGATGATCGAACTGCTTATCGCGAACATCTTCAAGTTCCGGACCAAAAGTAAAAAGAACCTGTTCATTTTGCTTCACCCATTTTTCAGCTTTGTCTATTAACCTATAATCCTTGTGGGCAAATAAGTTTATGGAGTCATAGATATCCAAGAGGTTATCCAGAACTCTTTCCACCTCATCAATTGCGTATAAGAGGCGTCCTCCCTTCCCCTCAATTCCTTTTGCCAGCTCTTCCAGACTTTCAACAATAAATTGAAAATGACGGGCGGAAAGAGCGGTCTCCTTCCATAGTGAAGGCTCAAATATATACAGCGGCAATACCTCCCCCGCTTTAGCCGCTTCTGCCAGAGGCTGATGGTCGGAAATACGCAAATCTTTATTGAAAAGGACGATGTTCATTCAAATCACTCCGCTATTTACTCATATACCTTGGCACTTTGAAAGCTGTTTCCAACTTTTTTGCCCCCTGGAGCTGGTACAAAGGGTTGCATCATCATTGCAGATTGTCTAAAGGCTTCGATTGTAAAAATTGACTTTCATTTTTGCTTCAACTGCAAAATGTCTTTTAATTCAGCTTCAACTGAAAGTGACTCTTAATTTAATATTTCCCTTAAAAGAATCCCAAACATGATTCCTAGGAACATGGACGTCAAAGTTCCCAGGAGAAAATACTCTGCCCAGTCACGATCATCCATCTGCTTAAAACGGGCGATTGATTTTGCGGTCACAATGAAGGCGATTGCCGGATATGAACTGTAGTACGTAAGCAAAATAACCAGAAGCCGCTCGATATACCCTATCAGCTTTCCGCGTGACATATCGTGCTTATTGAAAATCATATAACTGTATTGTTCAGACAGTCCTCTGTCACCCATGCTCGTTTGTGGGTATGCCGGCTCCTTCAGTTCGTTTTTAAAGGTATATTTCCCTTCAAAGGTTAACAGCTGCCCGGGCAGAGAGCCTAGAAGGATCCGTATCATATGGCCGCTGACAGTTGTTCCCAATATTTAAATAATGACAATCACCAGGATTGTACCAGAAGGGTCCAAATCCCTACCTTTCTCAAACAGAAGCCTTATGAATCTATCAATATTAGAAACGAGTGATATATTAAAAAATAACTGCATCGCTACCAGTAGCATGAAAAGATGAAGCAGCTGGTCTACTATAAAAAACCATAGTTTATTTAAATTTTCACGTGCGGTAAGTTGATCCACAAGCTTGATCTTAACAAGGTCAATAATTAGATGTGAGCCTGGTATGAATAATAACGGCCAAATGATTGCCATCAAGGGATCATCCTGAGGGTAAAAAAATAACCAGCCTGCACCAAGTACGGTTGAGTTCATCAGAAAATGATGAAAAATATGCTTTTTAATATTTTTCAGCTTGTCCTGTACCATAGTGTCCGTCTGCAGGTAAAAGTCGGCTAGTAGATGCGCTAAAATCAGACTCAATAAAAGCATGCATGCTCCTTTCACCAGAATCTAGAGGTTGAACATGTGCTGCACCTGGCTTTTTAGATTTGTTCTTATGGATTCTTCAAGCGTATTCATTTGCTTATATTCCTTATTTGGGAACTCATGTGCTTCACTGTCATCCAAAACACTGACAATTTCACGATAACTTCGGAGGATCTGCTCGCAGTGCCCTTTTTTATAATGGCTGTAAACCGTAGGAGCTGAGCGATCGAGAAGCTGTGCCACAGTATTTTGTTTGCCATAAATAAGATAGAGCGAGCATACAAGCCGCTGTATATCAGTCTGCTCCATTCTTAGTACATTCTGCAGGCTAAGCATCCCATTAATTAATGTTTGCAAACCTGGCTCCTTGTCGGGAATTTGAAAACAAAAGGTTTCCCTGTCCTTCTGTTTTTTAATATGCTCGTTCGCATTTCTTGCCTGCTTCACCAATGGATGAATCCACTTTTCAATATCAATTTCTTTTACTTTCTTATCGAGTCTGCCATAGGCAAGCCCAAAATACGGAAGGTTTTTTTCGTAGCTCCAGATCGAGCTGATATAAAAAGCTGTGATGAAGGCTGATGAGTATCCTTCACTCAGAAAAATGAGCTCGTCTCCAGACCGGTGTTTAACCTGTACGGAACCAATTTTTCCATACCAATTTTTTATATTTGTCTCGAGCTTCCCTAAATAATCACTCAACTCCTCACCATAACCTGCAGAAGAAGAATCCGTAACATCCATTATGAAAACAGATACTGGCTCCATTGCCATTCCACCTAACCATTTAAATTCGACTATTTTATATAATTTTAAATAAATTAGATAGTATAGTCAAATTTATTAAATATTAGACTCTTGAATTTAACATTGTAGACAATTTTCTTTTGAATTCATTTTAACAAGAGCGTACGTTCGCTTCAATGGGTAAATAAGAACAAAAAAAGAGCCATCAGGCTCTTTTTTATGATCCTATTCTTCTGATACAACTACCTTTTCCATAACATCACCGTTGCTCATCGCTTTAGCCGCTTCCAAATTAGAAGTAACTTTACCGAATACAGTGTGCACGCCATTTAAGTGTGGCTGTGACTCATGTACGATGAAGAACTGGCTGCCGCCTGTATCTTTACCTGCGTGTGCCATAGAAAGTGAACCTGGTACATGCTTGTGCGGGTTGCCTTCTGTTTCACATTTGATTGTGTAGCCAGGACCGCCAGTACCAGTACCGTGAGGGCATCCTCCCTGACTGACAAAACCAGGAATTACACGGTGGAAGTTCAATCCGTTATAGAAGCCTTCGTTAGCTAGCTTCTCAAAGTTCGCAACTGTACCAGGTGCTTCGTTTGGGTATAGTTCGAATTCGATTTTTTCACCGTTTTGCATTTGTATGTATCCTTTTTTAGCCATGTAAATCATCTCCTTGTGTTAAAATCACTGTTATCATACCACTATTACAAATAAAAATAAAAGTATCCACCTTAAAATTGTATTTTTCCAACATGATTGTGTTAAAATATAACTGCCTCTGCCGGACATTCGCTTGTTGCGGGACACTTAACCACTGTACGGACGGCAGGGGCCCTGCCTTGGCAGGATGATGTAATACATATTCTAAAACCTTGCCATGTGGCAAGGTTTTTA
The window above is part of the Mesobacillus jeotgali genome. Proteins encoded here:
- a CDS encoding PLP-dependent aminotransferase family protein — protein: MYPTNRGILKPTNYEWSRFMKAPKYKVIINYVKEQITHGIWPVGSRLPSQRDLAKQFGVNRSTVVTALEELAADGLLEGKLGMGTIVINNTWTLMRSAPPVNWNVQVGRGTHQASLSTVQTINLAESDKSLIQLSKGELSQDLFPLEEMRSVLIKVGHELEPFGYEDPKGNRQLREAIAQYLAQKGIMVDASSILVVSGALQALHLISIGLLERESTVFLENPSYVQSLSTFQSAGMKLHGISMDTEGIIPEMIKEAHQSKNSVLYCHPNFHNPTGTLMGETRRHELLRLAETAQLPIIEDDVYGDLWLDSPPPSPIKSHDRHGNVLYLGSLSKSLNPGLRIGWVAGPEAVIDRLADLKMQTDYGSSSLSQRAAAEWLSSGLYEKHLTNVREHLKVRRNAALEALQKHLGNYAEWEKPEGGFFIWVKMNSDISLSDLYRKALAHGVLINPGRIYATQKMQNFRLSFANAPVEDLIKGIAILESLIED
- a CDS encoding EamA family transporter; the encoded protein is MDIRMAAAHVLVILLWGSAFAGIRHGLEGYSPEHLSFLRLFIGSVALLCYAALTKMKLPERKDWPVIFLFGFLGFAVYQTALNFGEQSVSAGAASLLVSTSPVFIGFLGRIFYQESTGKWYWAGASISMLGIIFISMGAEGGFNLGFGVLLILIASLSESLYFVFQKNYLNKYGALPFTAYTIWAATLFMGFLAPGIVDEIAEAPIGATMSAIYLGLFPTVVAYFALAYITAKSGTSEAASSLYLTPAASFIIAWIWLGEVPASMTIAGGMITLIGVSLTYFKGRNEMAESSLNIKG
- a CDS encoding FAD-binding domain-containing protein, giving the protein MNIVLFNKDLRISDHQPLAEAAKAGEVLPLYIFEPSLWKETALSARHFQFIVESLEELAKGIEGKGGRLLYAIDEVERVLDNLLDIYDSINLFAHKDYRLIDKAEKWVKQNEQVLFTFGPELEDVRDKQFDHRLNSYLKEMLAEVPSKIDVPLKTPDFLLTDLKKLKNFKFKGNKIRFGQQGGEGNAEETLDSFLEGRFSNYIENSQKPLPSSLSSSRLSAYITWGNISIRSIYQKTAEKSQACELEEGKKQLDEFLSKLIARIKVSSMERQNEQLADLSVIKREWNEDWYRRWLAGRTGIPIIDAAMKSLDKTGWMNFSLRGMVISFITNSLLLDEEKPSTALAELYLDYEPALHDYYIQLYSGLRGKMKIMDPVKIGRQLDPDGAFIRRYIPELSRLPAEYIHEPWLYPGFYQLGYDAPMVDVKKVNKYARLQYHEFMGRGKPGRQKTVGDDEQLSFDI
- a CDS encoding DUF3307 domain-containing protein; translation: MLLLSLILAHLLADFYLQTDTMVQDKLKNIKKHIFHHFLMNSTVLGAGWLFFYPQDDPLMAIIWPLLFIPGSHLIIDLVKIKLVDQLTARENLNKLWFFIVDQLLHLFMLLVAMQLFFNISLVSNIDRFIRLLFEKGRDLDPSGTILVIVII
- a CDS encoding peptidylprolyl isomerase yields the protein MAKKGYIQMQNGEKIEFELYPNEAPGTVANFEKLANEGFYNGLNFHRVIPGFVSQGGCPHGTGTGGPGYTIKCETEGNPHKHVPGSLSMAHAGKDTGGSQFFIVHESQPHLNGVHTVFGKVTSNLEAAKAMSNGDVMEKVVVSEE